In one Culex quinquefasciatus strain JHB chromosome 2, VPISU_Cqui_1.0_pri_paternal, whole genome shotgun sequence genomic region, the following are encoded:
- the LOC6037233 gene encoding calcium/calmodulin-dependent protein kinase type II subunit beta isoform X3, producing MIHVDESDPVGDVPPPFPYREVEIQRGVDAKQLYELSTEIGRGKFGVVHTCTDKSTGLRLAAKFIKIEKKGDRKNIEREVHMMNVLRHAKIAQLYAAYEYDRTFCMVLELVQGGELFDRVLDEKFLLTEKACSIFMRQICDAIAYIHGNNIVHLDLKPENILCLTESGNRIKIIDFGLAREYDPDNKLQVLFGTPEFVAPEVVNFEAISFATDMWSVGVIAYVLVSGLSPFAGEDDIQTMGNITIGRYDFLDEAFDTVSEEAIDFINRCLVKDPNERINAEQALKHKWIKRKPQYYPTNPRRPSIPVFKPILLEDSNDNNSNVHNDAEIDKENLKDLVSKWNESPNNRYAFDQASESVISPSGDLIPAGALLMRRTSGDASGGRRGSLARDEDDPLLLSPSSSTSCCSTLSPPPPPLSSEVTAPQSSPHRPALAPLEVVSNTSSTSSNSSELNHSQSAGVTTGGQAQPEVTPKLPTATTTTNTTIKVCDELRMLSDLLKMKTPKEDQQPPPVTCDPKHLPEQQHNSTLNGNNNSNSNINLGSTPPKPPTSPLSPTTLSTADLDSDLESLKSKLKVKTSRAQNKLNELAQQPDFLANDPFKLPTFKFLPKSISLCNDDSVFKENYTKFCDRNAILPPTHIQESHQEVSSTSSTSSTTTVSEGTKVIVTKTTKSSKVNADGTKTVTVKKTIVKQKKITEQEQQGVTSAAAATATTTPTKESSTASATVKRTKFRVNQMSSRDVPVAINSVAKRYLEQNRIFATETALTVPKDDCLVKKLHKSHVHTTSETESANNLKNTMKIRSISVDWGAKEAVENRSMKSINSFLKRTSTSSSTTSSAVKQIQAQIEASIHK from the exons aTGTGCCACCACCGTTTCCCTATCGTGAGGTGGAAATTCAGCGCGGAGTCGATGCCAAACAGCTGTACGAGCTGAGCACCGAAATCGGAAG GGGCAAATTCGGCGTCGTTCACACATGCACGGACAAATCAACCGGCCTCCGGCTGGCGGCCAAGTTCATCAAGATCGAGAAGAAAGGCGACCGCAAGAACATCGAACGCGAGGTGCACATGATGAACGTGCTGCGGCACGCCAAAATAGCCCAGCTGTACGCGGCCTACGAGTACGACCGGACGTTCTGCATGGTGCTGGAGCTGGTCCAGGGCGGCGAGCTGTTTGACCGCGTGTTGGACGAAAAGTTTCTGCTCACCGAGAAGGCCTGCTCGATCTTTATGCGACAGATTTGCGACGCCATCGCGTACATCCACGGCAACAACATTGTGCACTTGGACCTGAAGCCGGAGAATATTCTGTGCCTGACGGAGAGCGGGAATCGGATAAAAATTATCGACTTTGGGCTGGCCCGCGAGTACGACCCGGACAACAAGCTGCAGGTGCTGTTTGGCACGCCCGAGTTTGTGGCCCCCGAGGTGGTCAACTTTGAGGCGATCTCGTTCGCGACGGACATGTGGAGCGTCGGCGTAATTGCCTACGTGCT CGTATCCGGTCTTTCTCCCTTTGCTGGCGAGGACGACATCCAGACCATGGGTAACATCACGATCGGTCGGTACGACTTCCTGGACGAGGCGTTCGACACCGTGTCAGAGGAAGCGATCGACTTTATCAACCGCTGTCTGGTGAAGGATCCCAA CGAACGAATCAACGCAGAGCAGGCCCTTAAACACAAGTGGATCAAACGGAAACCTCAATACTACCCGACGAATCCTCGGCGACCTTCGATACCCGTTTTCAAACCAATTTTGCTAGAGGACAGCAATGACAACAACAGCAATGTACAC AACGACGCCGAGATCGACAAGGAAAACCTCAAGGATCTGGTCTCCAAGTGGAACGAGTCCCCGAACAATCGGTACGCCTTCGACCAGGCCTCCGAGAGTGTGATCTCGCCCAGTGGGGACCTGATTCCGGCGGGGGCGCTCCTCATGCGGCGAACCAGTGGCGATGCCAGCGGAGGCCGGAGGGGCAGCTTAGCTAGAG ACGAGGATGACCCGCTGCTTCTGTCCCCATCGTCGTCGACTTCCTGTTGCTCGACCCTGTCACCACCTCCGCCACCACTCTCATCGGAAGTGACCGCACCACAATCATCGCCCCATCGCCCCGCACTAGCGCCATTAGAAGTAGTCTCTAAcaccagcagcaccagcagcaacagcagcgaaCTCA ATCATTCGCAGTCCGCCGGAGTGACCACCGGAGGCCAGGCGCAACCGGAAGTGACTCCGAAACTTCCCacggccaccaccaccaccaacaccacGATCAAGGTATGTGATGAGTTACGAATGCTATCCGACTTACTAAAAATGAAAACCCCAAAGGAGGATCAGCAACCACCACCCGTGACCTGTGACCCCAAACACCTCCCAGAACAACAGCACAACAGTACACTGAATGGTAACAACAATAGCAACAGCAACATCAACCTCGGATCCACCCCACCAAAACCACCCACCAGCCCATTAAGCCCCACGACTCTCAGTACCGCCGACCTGGACTCGGACCTCGAGAGTCTCAAGTCCAAGCTGAAGGTCAAAACGTCCCGGGCCCAGAACAAGCTAAACGAGCTCGCCCAGCAGCCCGACTTCCTCGCCAACGACCCGTTCAAGCTGCCGACGTTCAAGTTCCTGCCCAAATCGATCAGTCTGTGCAACGACGACTCCGTGTTCAAAGAGAACTACACCAAATTCTGTGATCGCAACGCCATTCTACCTCCTACCCACATTCAAGAATCGCACCAGGAAGTGAGCTCGACGTCGTCCACCTCCTCCACGACGACCGTGTCCGAGGGCACCAAGGTAATCGTCACCAAAACCACCAAGAGCAGCAAGGTGAACGCCGACGGAACCAAAACCGTCACCGTCAAGAAAACGATCGTCAAACAGAAAAAGATCACCGAACAGGAACAACAGGGCGTAActtcggcggcggcggcgacggcgACGACAACGCCCACCAAGGAATCGTCCACGGCCAGCGCCACCGTCAAGCGAACCAAGTTCCGCGTCAACCAGATGAGCAGCCGGGACGTCCCGGTAGCGATCAACAGCGTTGCCAAGCGATACCTCGAGCAGAACCGAATCTTCGCGACGGAAACCGCACTGACCGTGCCCAAAGACGACTGTCTGGTGAAAAAACTCCACAAAAGCCACGTCCACACGACGTCGGAAACGGAAAGCGCCAACAATCTGAAAAACACCATGAAGATCCGCAGCATCTCCGTCGACTGGGGCGCAAAGGAGGCCGTCGAAAACCGATCGATGAAGTCGATCAACTCGTTCCTCAAGCGCACCTCCACCTCCTCGTCCACGACCAGCTCGGCCGTCAAGCAGATCCAGGCACAGATCGAGGCCAGCATCCACAAATAA
- the LOC6037233 gene encoding death-associated protein kinase related isoform X6, whose protein sequence is MIHVDESDPVGDVPPPFPYREVEIQRGVDAKQLYELSTEIGRGKFGVVHTCTDKSTGLRLAAKFIKIEKKGDRKNIEREVHMMNVLRHAKIAQLYAAYEYDRTFCMVLELVQGGELFDRVLDEKFLLTEKACSIFMRQICDAIAYIHGNNIVHLDLKPENILCLTESGNRIKIIDFGLAREYDPDNKLQVLFGTPEFVAPEVVNFEAISFATDMWSVGVIAYVLVSGLSPFAGEDDIQTMGNITIGRYDFLDEAFDTVSEEAIDFINRCLVKDPNERINAEQALKHKWIKRKPQYYPTNPRRPSIPVFKPILLEDSNDNNSNVHNDAEIDKENLKDLVSKWNESPNNRYAFDQASESVISPSGDLIPAGALLMRRTSGDASGGRRGSLARDHSQSAGVTTGGQAQPEVTPKLPTATTTTNTTIKEDQQPPPVTCDPKHLPEQQHNSTLNGNNNSNSNINLGSTPPKPPTSPLSPTTLSTADLDSDLESLKSKLKVKTSRAQNKLNELAQQPDFLANDPFKLPTFKFLPKSISLCNDDSVFKENYTKFCDRNAILPPTHIQESHQEVSSTSSTSSTTTVSEGTKVIVTKTTKSSKVNADGTKTVTVKKTIVKQKKITEQEQQGVTSAAAATATTTPTKESSTASATVKRTKFRVNQMSSRDVPVAINSVAKRYLEQNRIFATETALTVPKDDCLVKKLHKSHVHTTSETESANNLKNTMKIRSISVDWGAKEAVENRSMKSINSFLKRTSTSSSTTSSAVKQIQAQIEASIHK, encoded by the exons aTGTGCCACCACCGTTTCCCTATCGTGAGGTGGAAATTCAGCGCGGAGTCGATGCCAAACAGCTGTACGAGCTGAGCACCGAAATCGGAAG GGGCAAATTCGGCGTCGTTCACACATGCACGGACAAATCAACCGGCCTCCGGCTGGCGGCCAAGTTCATCAAGATCGAGAAGAAAGGCGACCGCAAGAACATCGAACGCGAGGTGCACATGATGAACGTGCTGCGGCACGCCAAAATAGCCCAGCTGTACGCGGCCTACGAGTACGACCGGACGTTCTGCATGGTGCTGGAGCTGGTCCAGGGCGGCGAGCTGTTTGACCGCGTGTTGGACGAAAAGTTTCTGCTCACCGAGAAGGCCTGCTCGATCTTTATGCGACAGATTTGCGACGCCATCGCGTACATCCACGGCAACAACATTGTGCACTTGGACCTGAAGCCGGAGAATATTCTGTGCCTGACGGAGAGCGGGAATCGGATAAAAATTATCGACTTTGGGCTGGCCCGCGAGTACGACCCGGACAACAAGCTGCAGGTGCTGTTTGGCACGCCCGAGTTTGTGGCCCCCGAGGTGGTCAACTTTGAGGCGATCTCGTTCGCGACGGACATGTGGAGCGTCGGCGTAATTGCCTACGTGCT CGTATCCGGTCTTTCTCCCTTTGCTGGCGAGGACGACATCCAGACCATGGGTAACATCACGATCGGTCGGTACGACTTCCTGGACGAGGCGTTCGACACCGTGTCAGAGGAAGCGATCGACTTTATCAACCGCTGTCTGGTGAAGGATCCCAA CGAACGAATCAACGCAGAGCAGGCCCTTAAACACAAGTGGATCAAACGGAAACCTCAATACTACCCGACGAATCCTCGGCGACCTTCGATACCCGTTTTCAAACCAATTTTGCTAGAGGACAGCAATGACAACAACAGCAATGTACAC AACGACGCCGAGATCGACAAGGAAAACCTCAAGGATCTGGTCTCCAAGTGGAACGAGTCCCCGAACAATCGGTACGCCTTCGACCAGGCCTCCGAGAGTGTGATCTCGCCCAGTGGGGACCTGATTCCGGCGGGGGCGCTCCTCATGCGGCGAACCAGTGGCGATGCCAGCGGAGGCCGGAGGGGCAGCTTAGCTAGAG ATCATTCGCAGTCCGCCGGAGTGACCACCGGAGGCCAGGCGCAACCGGAAGTGACTCCGAAACTTCCCacggccaccaccaccaccaacaccacGATCAAG GAGGATCAGCAACCACCACCCGTGACCTGTGACCCCAAACACCTCCCAGAACAACAGCACAACAGTACACTGAATGGTAACAACAATAGCAACAGCAACATCAACCTCGGATCCACCCCACCAAAACCACCCACCAGCCCATTAAGCCCCACGACTCTCAGTACCGCCGACCTGGACTCGGACCTCGAGAGTCTCAAGTCCAAGCTGAAGGTCAAAACGTCCCGGGCCCAGAACAAGCTAAACGAGCTCGCCCAGCAGCCCGACTTCCTCGCCAACGACCCGTTCAAGCTGCCGACGTTCAAGTTCCTGCCCAAATCGATCAGTCTGTGCAACGACGACTCCGTGTTCAAAGAGAACTACACCAAATTCTGTGATCGCAACGCCATTCTACCTCCTACCCACATTCAAGAATCGCACCAGGAAGTGAGCTCGACGTCGTCCACCTCCTCCACGACGACCGTGTCCGAGGGCACCAAGGTAATCGTCACCAAAACCACCAAGAGCAGCAAGGTGAACGCCGACGGAACCAAAACCGTCACCGTCAAGAAAACGATCGTCAAACAGAAAAAGATCACCGAACAGGAACAACAGGGCGTAActtcggcggcggcggcgacggcgACGACAACGCCCACCAAGGAATCGTCCACGGCCAGCGCCACCGTCAAGCGAACCAAGTTCCGCGTCAACCAGATGAGCAGCCGGGACGTCCCGGTAGCGATCAACAGCGTTGCCAAGCGATACCTCGAGCAGAACCGAATCTTCGCGACGGAAACCGCACTGACCGTGCCCAAAGACGACTGTCTGGTGAAAAAACTCCACAAAAGCCACGTCCACACGACGTCGGAAACGGAAAGCGCCAACAATCTGAAAAACACCATGAAGATCCGCAGCATCTCCGTCGACTGGGGCGCAAAGGAGGCCGTCGAAAACCGATCGATGAAGTCGATCAACTCGTTCCTCAAGCGCACCTCCACCTCCTCGTCCACGACCAGCTCGGCCGTCAAGCAGATCCAGGCACAGATCGAGGCCAGCATCCACAAATAA